One Desmodus rotundus isolate HL8 chromosome 10, HLdesRot8A.1, whole genome shotgun sequence genomic window, atgtgtcaggcataTGTTCTCTTTAATATTCCTCACTGTTGATATGTCCTCAAGTTGCAGGTGGGCGTGTGATCTCAGAGCCAGTCATTGGCatgtgggagagagggatggaggggcTTGAGCCCCAGGTCTTGGCCTAACCATTTGGAATCTTCTGTCCTTTTAAGCCAGAGGTAGCACTTTCATTTTATGGCTGTGAGAAATAATGAGGATGTCCCTGCATCCCCTCCAGCTCTGCATTGGGCCTGCTGTTGTTCAGGGATGTGTTAGTGACAGATAAGCACTGGTTCTTGTTGCAGTGCTGCAAACCCTTCTTTCCAACACGTGTTAAGTATCCTGGGCCTCTCCTTGCTGAGTGGGGGACCTGTGCTCTTGGTGTGCAAAAGAACATCtcagtttttaaatatctgagtTGTAACCCATACAGACGATGAGTACACGAATGATAGGTCCATGAGTCAATGTATTAAGACAGTGAGCATGCTGtgcacccaccaccaccacccagatCAAGCAACAGGTGTGCCTCCCTTCACTCCTCTACCTTCCATCCTCCACAAAGGTGACTTTCACCCAGCTATGTGCCTGGGGTCAGACTGCATGTCTGCCCCTGTGCATGGCTCCTTTGCATTCGTATCTACAAGGCCCTTTCACGTTGCTACCTGTAGCAGTAATACATTCTTTTTACTTCTGTGCAATATTCCACCATTCATGCAAACTGCCATTCTCATGAGGCTATTATGAACATACCTAGAAGTGGAGACACGGGTCATAGGGCCCAGTCTGTTCAAGTCATCATTTTAAATGCTGGCATCTGTTACATTCTGGTGACTAGGCCACACCTGGCTCACCTGCCCTGAGCCCCCCAAGTTCCCTGTGGGAGTCTCTGTCACTGTCAATGCAGGACCAGCTCTATTGTTACCCTCCGTGAGTCCTGGGACCTGCAAGCCTGCCTCAGTTGTCCAGGTGGCTCCAGGACTCTAAACTACCTGGTTTCCTATCTTCCAGGCTGGACTCTGACCTCTCATTCTCAGATCATCACATGGGAGCTTGACTCTGCCACCCCCCTCCACTCACACTGCCTCAGCAGTTCTCTACCTCCCTCCACAGTACCTCCTCTTCCCTCATCCTCTCCACTTAGAGACCTCCATGCATCTCCCAGGAACAGTGCAAGTGTTCCCTCTATTTGTGTCTGCCTTTCCAGGTTGGGCAGCAGAGGGAGACAAGGGCTTGAGGGTCACCTGAGGTGTGCACAATACCCTGCTCTGGCACTTGGCGGCTGTGATTGCACTTGGCCTCCAAGTGGGATCTTTATGGTTTTGGAGGATTGGAACTGAAGTTCAGCTACTGAGGACTTAATATGTGTCGGTTGTTGGAGGCACTTGATGTCACTATCTACAACCTCGCAGGGTGGACATTGTTACCCCCATTCCACGGacgggaaactgaggcacagggtgaACAAGGTAGTAAGGAGCAGACGAACCctgtctctccccagcccccgcaGGATTGGAGGGACTAACTGGGGTGATGCCAAGTAGCTTGCATTGCTGTGTCTGGCACAGAAGCAGGCTCAATCACTGGAGGGAGCATGCTTTTATTGTTTGGGGGGTCACAAGACAGCCTGAGACAAGGGACTGGGTCCTTGTGTAGGGGTTGGGTTGGTTTGGGGCATGTGTAGGAGTGCCATATCTCACCTCCTGCCTGGTGTGATGGGGAGTGGGCAGCCCCTCTTGTATTCCACTGGGAGCCTGAGACCCAGAGACCCAGGGCTACAGGGCTTCTGCTCTGCTAACATGGTGCCTCTCACTCCCCAAGGCCAGCTGCTGGTGGGATGGAAACCCTGCAGGAGGTGATTTGGGCAAACAGGAGCAcagtgctgcccccacccctggctcccaaCATCAGTGTGCCACATCGCTGTCTGCTGCTGCTCTACGAGGACATTGGTACCTCTAGGTAAGGCAGTCACAGCCTTGTTGGGCTAGCTGACTATGTGTGAGTGGGttttcctggtgtgtgtgtgtgtgtgtgtgagtgtgtgtgagtgtgtgtgagtgtgtgagagggAGCGAGCGAGAGAGACGGGTGGGGGTAGAATGCGAACACAACCTCACCAGTGAGCCGGTTTCTATACCTGTCTGCTAGGGTCCGGTACTGGGACCTCTTGCTGCTCATCCCCAATGTGCTCTTCTTCATTTTCCTGCTCTGGAAGCTTCCATTTGCTCGGGCCAAGATCTGCATCACCTCCAGCCCCATTTTTATCACCTTCTATATCCTGGTGAGTTTACTCCAATTGATGACAGAAAACCCAGTTCCAATTGGCTTTAATAAAAAAGGGAATATTAACTGCCTCTGTAATGAAAAATCAACTTCAGGTATGGCTGGATCCAGGGGATTAGGTAATGTCATCAGGTCTCTatctctctctgcatctctgctctCCTCTGGCCTTATCTCAGATGAATTCTCCCCATATGGTGTCAAAGATAGCCAAGAGCAGTTTTGAGCAAATATCTTGCCTCCCTGCTAAATCTAGCAAAGTACTTCCAGTATAGACCTGGGCTTCACTCTGATTGGCCCACGTTGGATTCTGTGTTCAGCCCTGAGCAAATTACTGTGACTAGTCGGGAAAGAGGTATTTTGGAGTTGGGAAGTTGGGGTCagctcatccagaccagtagaggATGGTGGTCCCTGGAAGAAAATTGGGGAACCATTACTAGAGGGAAGACAAATAGAGTCTGGATAGGGAAAAAATACCCACTAAAcctccatccatctgtccatccatccatccatccacacatTCTGTGAGACTCTTTGGAACAGACTTCCTGCCTGTTGGGAGAGCCTATATTCTCCTTATTCAGTGGTCTTGGTGGGTGTTGCCTTGGGAGAGAAGGGCTGCGGTTGACTAGGCAGCCCCAGGTGCAAGTCCAAGGTTTGGGCTGTCCAGCTCCCTGTCTTCAGGGCTCAGGCTTAACTGACTGGAGTCCTTCCCTCTGTGCCTCTTAGCTATCACTACATGAGAGCTGAGTGGCTCCCTGGTCTCCTTCTTGTGGcctgaatcagaacttcccagtcACAGGAGTGGGTAGTGGGCAGGCAGAGAGTCAGGGGAGGCTGTTGGTGATCTCCACTCCTGTGAGGTGATACTGAAAAGGGATGGGGATCAAGGCCTGCTTTCTTCTCTGTCCTCTCCCACAATCTCTCTGACCATTTCCTTGTTTGCGTATTTATTCACCAAATACTAAGCACCTACTGTATGTCAGGCAGATGCTCTTTCtgggggagcaggcagggaaAAGGGACCCAGGGCTAATTACCAGGAACATGAGGCAAGGCCAGGGGAATCAGCACTGGCCCTGCCCTCTTCCTCTTGGGGACTTGTCCTGGAGAGGAGGCAGCAGTAAGTGTGCACTTAGGTAAACCACCTCCAAATTCCAGCTGTGCAGAATGAGACTTTGGGCCAGTGGCTTGACCTGTCTGTGTCTTAGTGCCATCCTACATGATGTGTGTTGGATTTGAATTTGCTTGTGGCACTCCTGTAACCGCCACATGACAGTGTGCACAGCTCCTGCCCAGTGCTGACTTGGCATATGGTAGGCACTTGGCAGTTTTTTGCTTCTGTAGCCTGCCCTGCTGACTGGTATAGGCCTCCCCAAGGCTTGGACATGACTTTCATAGCGCAAAGGACAGAGTATGTATGAATGTGGCCTCTTTTATTTGTATCTGTCAGAACACCAAACTTAAAACCCCCAGAAGCCAGAAGAAATGTATTGACTGAGAAACTAATAATCCCAGGGTTTTGGGCATGGCTGGATTCCGAGGTTCAATAATTCCGTACAGCActatctctgtctccttctcagCTTGGTGTCTTTCTGATGGCCCTGTCTCTAGCAGTCTCCTCCTTTTTCACAACCAGGTAGCCCAGCAGCTCTGGGCTTGCATCCCCTCAGCTTCCTTTCCCAGTGATTGCACCTGATGTCCTGGCTGAGACTTTTACTCAAATCCCTTGGGTCCCACCCCTATCCCCAAATCAGTGGAATGGCATACAAGAATGGCCAGCCCTAGGTCACAGGTCAGTCCCTGAAGCCAGGAGTAGTGGGGTCAGCCTCTCCCCCCAAACCATGTGAAGgaggaggatgggagaaaaatgaggctGTTACCAGAGGAAGGATACTAGGCTGACAAAAGCCATAAATGCACAGGCACTTCTGAAAAAACTAGTCCTGTGTGCTTTCCCTGCGAAGAGGGTCTGTGATGCCTCTTCTCTgtggcctccttccctccagcccccacaTCTCAGAATTAAAACCATCAATATGACAAGACTAATAGCAGATGTGGACCTTGACCCTACTGGGTGTCGGGCACACTTTTGTGTTGATTTACCCATTCAATCCCCCTAGTGATCAGATGcagtaggtgctattattacctctattttatagatggggaaactaaggcctCGAGGTACAGTTGATTGCCTGAGATcacagaggcaggaagcagcAGAGCTCGGATTTGAACCCAGTCAGTCTGGCTCTACCATGTCATTAAACTAACCTTCCCATAGCTGGGACACTGAGGCCAAAGAGGGGAAGACCAGGCCAGTGGAGGGTGGTCGCCCCATCTCTCGACTTGTTTAGTTTGGAGTCCTTTCACTCTTTAAGGAATCAGAACTATTGCAGATGTGAAGTGTGGGTTTGTTGTCCCTGTGATTCCCAGAGGCCTTGTTCCCCAACTCCACGACACCCCTCTCTCACCCACCAGGTATTTGTGGTGGCGCTGGTGGGCATCGCCCGGGCCGTGGTCAGTATGACGGTCAGCACCTCGGATGCTGCAACTGTTGCTGATAAGGTGTGGCTGGGCCTGTTGACAAGGGggatgctgggcactggggagatGGGTGACTGGGCCCCCAGGCTGACACTCTACCTACTCTGTGTCTAGATCCTGTGGGAGATTACCCGCTTCTTCCTGTTGGCCATCGAGCTGAGTGTGGTTATCCTGGGCCTTGCCTTTGGTGCGTCTCCTGCTGGGGCCATTattcttcctgcccctccctggctggGGCTCAATCCTACCACAGTCACCTGGGCTGACCTCCGCTGACTTACCAGCATGTTTCTTCCAGGTCACCTGGAAAGCAAGTCAAGCATCAAGCGTGTGCTGGCAATCACTACTGTGCTGTCTCTGGCCTACTCTGTCACCCAGGTAAGagaggttgggtggggcagggtagcCTTGGGGGCTCCCTGAAGGAGGCCTACAACCAGCAAGGGCCAGGTAACCACGACCTCCTGGTCCTGGATAAAGGTTTGAATATTTATCAGGTGCAGTGTCctcaaattttaaatgtatctaaGGAATCACCTGGTGCGCTTATTAACAAGGCAGGTTCTGGAGGCCCTTCCTGGATTCCCATCTgatagggtggggtggggtggggtgggggaggggaggatgccTATCACCTGTGGTTTTAACGAGCATCTTAGGTAGAAGAATGTAGGTCTACTGAGCCCTGTATCCAGAAGCCTCTTTCTTAGATTGGGGCAGGGATTACTCCTTGCCCAGCCCTGTTCCCTGCCCCATGCTAGGCCTGTGCTGGGTACTGGAGCTAGAATGTGCAGTTTGGTCAGAGAGCAGGCTGGAGCAGGAACCTCTGGGGaccagcctggggctgggcttgGTGTGGTGGAGAGCATCTGGGGCTCTGCATTGGGgaaggctgcagggaggggactTTCCAAGTAGCTGAAGCCTGAGAGACTCTCACCTGTCTGCCCCTGCAGGGGACACTGGAGATCCTGTACCCTGATGCCCATCTTTCAGCTGAGGACTTTAACATCTATGGGCATGGAGGCCGCCAGTTCTGGCTGGTCAgctcctgctttttcttcctggtgaggcagagggtgggccccaggcctgggtgtggtgggggtggctgggttgGTTAAGGCCTGGCCTAGCTCTGGGCTTGGTGCTCTCCAGCACCCTTCTCAGCCCGTCTGTCTCTGCAGGTGTACTCCTTGGTGGTCGTTCTTCCCAAGACCCCACTGAAGGAGCGTATCTCCCTGCCTTGTGAGCCACTCTGGGACActgctgggtgtgggggtggaggtggggcagtcTGTTTGGGCTAGCTGGAGagccctgggtgggagggagggagggaaagagggctgccctgggactgatGGGTCCTAGTAAGGCACTTGGGATAAAGTGGGGATGAATTGTGAAGGAGAGGGCAGGACCTCacagtccccacctcccagcgCGGAGGAGCTTCTATGTGTACGCAGGCATCCTGGCGCTGCTCAACCTGCTGCAGGGGCTGGGAAGTGCGCTGCTCTGCGCTGACATCATCCAAGGGCTCTGGTATGGAGGCTGGGGGAGCTGGGACCGGGAGGCTCCGCCCACTTGGAAAGGTCCCGCCCAATGAGGCCTGCTCTGAcctgccctctcccccagctGTGTGGACGCCACAACGTTCCTCTACTTCAGCTTCTTCGCACCCCTCATCTACGTGGCCTTCCTCCGGGGCTTCTTCGGGTGAGTCCTCCCACAGGTGCCGGAGGGGCTGGTGGGCTGGAGGTCTTGGCAGAACTCTGGGCCTTACCAGCCCAGCCCACTGCCCGGGATTGGAGGGCTCCGGGAGCCCCCGTGTGGCTGGAAG contains:
- the TPRA1 gene encoding transmembrane protein adipocyte-associated 1 isoform X1; the protein is MEHHFIGYWGLRRVQVLPVGTLAFFAVLADWEGRTFLSGLPLRGRAACLGAGGLSSLTSPRLPSLTLISAEPAAGGSCATLPDAGCLLRALEARVPRPVQGPRTSGREWATGAAGPERGPGPSGTMGPLLHSTKPYRGAATSTPERSPALAVPTTLPRPFLGGPAAGGMETLQEVIWANRSTVLPPPLAPNISVPHRCLLLLYEDIGTSRVRYWDLLLLIPNVLFFIFLLWKLPFARAKICITSSPIFITFYILVFVVALVGIARAVVSMTVSTSDAATVADKILWEITRFFLLAIELSVVILGLAFGHLESKSSIKRVLAITTVLSLAYSVTQGTLEILYPDAHLSAEDFNIYGHGGRQFWLVSSCFFFLVYSLVVVLPKTPLKERISLPSRRSFYVYAGILALLNLLQGLGSALLCADIIQGLCCVDATTFLYFSFFAPLIYVAFLRGFFGSEPKILFSYKCQVDETEEPDLHLPQPYAVTRREGPEAAGAASTHFDSAGGVSYLDDIASMPCHTGSINSMDSERWKTLNA
- the TPRA1 gene encoding transmembrane protein adipocyte-associated 1 isoform X5, which encodes MEHHFIGYWGLRRVQVLPVGTLAFFAVLADWEGRTFLSGLPLRGRAACLGAGGLSSLTSPRLPSLTLISAEPAAGGSCATLPDAGCLLRALEARVPRPVQGPRTSGREWATGAAGPERGPGPSGTMGPLLHSTKPYRGAATSTPERSPALAVPTTLPRPFLGGPAAGGMETLQEVIWANRSTVLPPPLAPNISVPHRCLLLLYEDIGTSRVRYWDLLLLIPNVLFFIFLLWKLPFARAKICITSSPIFITFYILVFVVALVGIARAVVSMTVSTSDAATVADKILWEITRFFLLAIELSVVILGLAFGHLESKSSIKRVLAITTVLSLAYSVTQGTLEILYPDAHLSAEDFNIYGHGGRQFWLVYSLVVVLPKTPLKERISLPSVWTPQRSSTSASSHPSSTWPSSGASSARSPRSSSPTNAKWMKLRNQTCTCPSPML
- the TPRA1 gene encoding transmembrane protein adipocyte-associated 1 isoform X2; this encodes MEHHFIGYWGLRRVQVLPVGTLAFFAVLADWEGRTFLSGLPLRGRAACLGAGGLSSLTSPRLPSLTLISAEPAAGGSCATLPDAGCLLRALEARVPRPVQGPRTSGREWATGAAGPERGPGPSGTMGPLLHSTKPYRGAATSTPERSPALAVPTTLPRPFLGGPAAGGMETLQEVIWANRSTVLPPPLAPNISVPHRCLLLLYEDIGTSRVRYWDLLLLIPNVLFFIFLLWKLPFARAKICITSSPIFITFYILVFVVALVGIARAVVSMTVSTSDAATVADKILWEITRFFLLAIELSVVILGLAFGHLESKSSIKRVLAITTVLSLAYSVTQGTLEILYPDAHLSAEDFNIYGHGGRQFWLVYSLVVVLPKTPLKERISLPSRRSFYVYAGILALLNLLQGLGSALLCADIIQGLCCVDATTFLYFSFFAPLIYVAFLRGFFGSEPKILFSYKCQVDETEEPDLHLPQPYAVTRREGPEAAGAASTHFDSAGGVSYLDDIASMPCHTGSINSMDSERWKTLNA
- the TPRA1 gene encoding transmembrane protein adipocyte-associated 1 isoform X4 produces the protein MEHHFIGYWGLRRVQVLPVGTLAFFAVLADWEGRTFLSGLPLRGRAACLGAGGLSSLTSPRLPSLTLISAEPAAGGSCATLPDAGCLLRALEARVPRPVQGPRTSGREWATGAAGPERGPGPSGTMGPLLHSTKPYRGAATSTPERSPALAVPTTLPRPFLGGPAAGGMETLQEVIWANRSTVLPPPLAPNISVPHRCLLLLYEDIGTSRVRYWDLLLLIPNVLFFIFLLWKLPFARAKICITSSPIFITFYILVFVVALVGIARAVVSMTVSTSDAATVADKILWEITRFFLLAIELSVVILGLAFGHLESKSSIKRVLAITTVLSLAYSVTQGTLEILYPDAHLSAEDFNIYGHGGRQFWLVSSCFFFLVYSLVVVLPKTPLKERISLPSVWTPQRSSTSASSHPSSTWPSSGASSARSPRSSSPTNAKWMKLRNQTCTCPSPML
- the TPRA1 gene encoding transmembrane protein adipocyte-associated 1 isoform X3, translated to MEHHFIGYWGLRRVQVLPVGTLAFFAVLADWEGRTFLSGLPLRGRAACLGAGGLSSLTSPRLPSLTLISAEPAAGGSCATLPDAGCLLRALEARVPRPVQGPRTSGREWATGAAGPERGPGPSGTMGPLLHSTKPYRGAATSTPERSPALAVPTTLPRPFLGGPAAGGMETLQEVIWANRSTVLPPPLAPNISVPHRCLLLLYEDIGTSRVRYWDLLLLIPNVLFFIFLLWKLPFARAKICITSSPIFITFYILVFVVALVGIARAVVSMTVSTSDAATVADKILWEITRFFLLAIELSVVILGLAFGHLESKSSIKRVLAITTVLSLAYSVTQGTLEILYPDAHLSAEDFNIYGHGGRQFWLVSSCFFFLRGGASMCTQASWRCSTCCRGWEVRCSALTSSKGSAVWTPQRSSTSASSHPSSTWPSSGASSARSPRSSSPTNAKWMKLRNQTCTCPSPML
- the TPRA1 gene encoding transmembrane protein adipocyte-associated 1 isoform X6 encodes the protein METLQEVIWANRSTVLPPPLAPNISVPHRCLLLLYEDIGTSRVRYWDLLLLIPNVLFFIFLLWKLPFARAKICITSSPIFITFYILVFVVALVGIARAVVSMTVSTSDAATVADKILWEITRFFLLAIELSVVILGLAFGHLESKSSIKRVLAITTVLSLAYSVTQGTLEILYPDAHLSAEDFNIYGHGGRQFWLVSSCFFFLVYSLVVVLPKTPLKERISLPSRRSFYVYAGILALLNLLQGLGSALLCADIIQGLCCVDATTFLYFSFFAPLIYVAFLRGFFGSEPKILFSYKCQVDETEEPDLHLPQPYAVTRREGPEAAGAASTHFDSAGGVSYLDDIASMPCHTGSINSMDSERWKTLNA